The sequence below is a genomic window from Oreochromis niloticus isolate F11D_XX linkage group LG3, O_niloticus_UMD_NMBU, whole genome shotgun sequence.
ATTGAAGTCTTCAACACGTTTGAGTTTGAGGAAGTTGGTGACAGGAATAAGTACGACAAAGTGGTTGAAAAGTTTGATGTACACTGTTCACCACAGAAGAACACAGTATATGAAAGGTATGTTTTCCGATCTCGGATGCAGCAACCAGAAGAGACTTTTGATTGCTTTGTGACTGATTTGAAGCTAAAGGCACAGTCATGTGATTTTGGAGAGCTGAGGGATTCTATGGTTCGTGATCAAATTGTGTATGGGATCCATGATAAACGGACTAGAGAACGGCTGCTCAGAGATTCCAAGCTAACTCTGGATGAAGCAGAAAGACTGTGTCATGCAAGTGAGTTAGCCCTGCAGCATGCAAAGACATTTAATGAGACAAGCGTCACTGCAGTACATGATGGTGCAAAAATAGCTgtggttgaaaaaaaaatgaggaagaATATGCCACAAAAGTCCAGCAAAGAGGATAAAGTGTACTCCTGTAAGCGATGTGGTGGCAGACATGAACCGAGACAGTGTCCAGCTTATGGCAAAAGATGTTTGAAATGCAATGGAAAAAATCATTTTGCCAAACAATGTCTGTCTAAAGCCAAACCAAAATCAGTGCATGTAGTTGAAGAGACTGACTTAAGCGAGACTTTCTTTGTGGGCATGGTGTCACTTGAGGATGTAAAAAGTGAGCATAACGTATCAGAAGACAGTGAGCGACGCTCAGATTATGAAGATACATGGATTGTTTCACTCCCAATACAAGGAACTTTGGTG
It includes:
- the LOC112842705 gene encoding uncharacterized protein LOC112842705, encoding MWTATGGVLSSSFRNKYDKVVEKFDVHCSPQKNTVYERYVFRSRMQQPEETFDCFVTDLKLKAQSCDFGELRDSMVRDQIVYGIHDKRTRERLLRDSKLTLDEAERLCHASELALQHAKTFNETSVTAVHDGAKIAVVEKKMRKNMPQKSSKEDKVYSCKRCGGRHEPRQCPAYGKRCLKCNGKNHFAKQCLSKAKPKSVHVVEETDLSETFFVGMVSLEDVKSEHNVSEDSERRSDYEDTWIVSLPIQGTLVALRIDTGAQANLISMTEINAMKPKPKLIKRGVPLKDYNGKNIESSGQCRLKVTIKHKDYDVLFNVVPEGRESLLGGVTSKRLNLVERVYHISCAEAASGQRGAVDSIVQHYEDVFKGLGCLPCTYSIQL